A section of the Pseudomonas lini genome encodes:
- a CDS encoding DoxX family protein has translation MNTSLFSAIKSLHLNLDRTGSWIAPLTLRLFLAWEFFESGLEKWNGQNWFADIQNTFPFPFNHVPATLNWELAMWAELICALALLVGLGTRLSSITLIVVTIVATAAVHWPADWSTLSELAQGYAISNKGHGNFKLPLIYLAALMPLLLSGAGKLSMDALLARLFWRRSHR, from the coding sequence ATGAATACCTCTCTCTTCTCAGCCATCAAAAGCCTGCACCTGAACCTCGACCGTACCGGCAGCTGGATCGCCCCCCTGACCTTGAGATTGTTTCTGGCCTGGGAATTTTTCGAGTCGGGCCTGGAAAAATGGAACGGCCAGAATTGGTTCGCCGACATCCAGAACACCTTCCCGTTTCCCTTCAACCACGTTCCGGCCACGTTGAACTGGGAACTGGCGATGTGGGCCGAGCTGATCTGCGCCCTCGCCCTGCTGGTAGGCCTTGGGACGCGCCTTTCGTCCATAACGCTGATCGTGGTTACGATCGTCGCCACCGCTGCCGTTCACTGGCCGGCCGATTGGTCTACATTGAGTGAACTTGCCCAGGGTTATGCCATCAGCAATAAAGGCCATGGCAATTTCAAACTGCCGCTGATCTACCTCGCAGCCCTCATGCCGTTGTTGCTCTCGGGGGCCGGCAAACTCAGCATGGACGCGTTGTTGGCTCGACTCTTCTGGCGGCGCAGTCACCGCTGA
- a CDS encoding DUF3616 domain-containing protein, with protein MVSFGSALLVFNDPDTHLRKGLSAVVQIGDTLWVANDESLSLERFTLRERVGAGEFLFDQHKQFPLASLLALPVIPTIGEEFVEADLEGMSYDRDTGYLWIVGSHSLKRKKPDSTKSLKKNAERLATVSSDGNRFLLARIPVVEENGTFTLVKSTVSDDRVAAQLAGNQQGNELLDELKDDEHVGAFLHIPGKDNGFDTEGLEINGKRVFIGLRGPVLRGWAIILEVEPEDHPEAAHTLRLKKIGPKGRKYRKHFLQLDGLGVRDLCIDGDDMLILAGPTMNLDGPVSLFRWHDGARPTDESFVFSEQLTPVLEVPYGQGEDKGCDHAEGMTFVSTAGVEDPLLLVVYDANAAWRKQGSNRLEQDVFRLAKK; from the coding sequence ATGGTGAGTTTCGGTTCCGCGCTTCTAGTCTTCAATGACCCGGACACTCATTTGCGCAAAGGGTTGTCTGCCGTGGTCCAGATAGGCGACACCCTGTGGGTCGCCAATGATGAATCCTTGAGCCTGGAGCGCTTCACCTTGCGTGAGCGCGTCGGTGCGGGCGAGTTTCTGTTTGACCAGCACAAACAATTCCCGTTGGCGTCCCTGTTGGCGCTGCCGGTCATCCCGACGATTGGCGAAGAATTCGTTGAGGCAGACCTGGAAGGCATGAGCTACGACCGCGACACGGGGTATCTCTGGATTGTGGGGTCTCACAGCCTGAAACGGAAAAAACCCGATAGCACCAAGTCCCTGAAGAAAAACGCCGAGCGTCTGGCAACTGTCAGCAGTGATGGCAATCGTTTTCTCCTGGCCCGGATTCCGGTGGTCGAAGAAAACGGGACGTTCACTTTGGTGAAGAGCACCGTTAGCGATGATCGAGTTGCCGCCCAATTGGCCGGTAATCAACAGGGTAACGAATTGCTCGATGAACTCAAGGACGACGAGCATGTGGGGGCATTTCTGCACATTCCCGGCAAGGACAACGGGTTCGATACCGAAGGTCTTGAGATCAACGGCAAGCGTGTTTTTATCGGGTTGCGAGGGCCGGTGTTGCGTGGCTGGGCAATCATTCTGGAGGTCGAACCCGAGGACCATCCCGAGGCTGCTCACACACTGAGGCTGAAAAAAATCGGGCCTAAGGGGCGCAAATATCGAAAGCATTTTCTCCAGCTGGATGGACTCGGCGTCAGGGACTTATGCATCGATGGTGACGACATGTTGATCCTGGCCGGGCCGACAATGAACCTCGACGGGCCTGTCAGCTTATTTCGATGGCACGACGGCGCCAGGCCAACAGACGAAAGTTTTGTCTTCAGCGAACAATTGACGCCGGTCCTGGAGGTTCCTTACGGGCAAGGAGAGGATAAAGGCTGCGATCATGCCGAAGGAATGACCTTTGTCAGCACTGCGGGCGTTGAAGATCCCTTGCTGCTGGTGGTCTATGACGCGAACGCCGCGTGGCGCAAACAGGGGAGCAATCGCCTGGAGCAAGATGTATTTCGACTGGCGAAAAAGTAA
- a CDS encoding dienelactone hydrolase family protein, with protein MSVTTQWIEISSAEGTFGAYLAIPHTRKGPGIVLIQEIFGVNEHIRSVAEQYAADGYLVVAPDLFWRNGHRIELGYDEAGWKRAVELMNATDRYKAQADIKLAIDALKAHPAHPALDGRIASIGFCFGGMLSYNTAANGFVDVAIAYYGGGIQNQLDRAGELKVPMLMHFGEQDSHIPIDAVKQIAERFEFNDDVDIEVYPGAEHGFNCSHRDSYNQRAAAEAHGNTLCFLSQNL; from the coding sequence ATGAGCGTGACCACCCAATGGATCGAGATCAGCAGCGCCGAGGGCACGTTCGGCGCTTACCTGGCCATTCCCCACACCCGTAAAGGTCCGGGAATTGTGCTGATTCAGGAAATTTTCGGCGTCAACGAACACATCCGCTCGGTCGCCGAGCAATACGCCGCCGACGGCTACCTGGTGGTGGCGCCGGATCTGTTCTGGCGCAACGGTCACCGTATCGAACTGGGCTACGACGAAGCCGGCTGGAAACGTGCCGTCGAGTTGATGAACGCCACCGACCGCTACAAGGCCCAGGCCGACATCAAACTGGCCATCGACGCCCTGAAGGCGCATCCGGCGCATCCGGCGCTGGATGGCAGGATCGCTTCGATCGGTTTTTGCTTCGGCGGCATGCTGTCGTACAACACCGCGGCCAACGGTTTCGTCGACGTGGCGATCGCCTACTACGGCGGCGGCATTCAGAACCAACTGGATCGGGCCGGTGAACTCAAGGTGCCGATGTTGATGCACTTCGGCGAACAGGACAGCCACATCCCCATCGACGCCGTGAAGCAAATCGCCGAACGTTTCGAGTTCAACGACGACGTCGATATCGAGGTATATCCAGGAGCCGAACACGGCTTCAACTGCTCGCACCGTGACAGCTACAACCAACGGGCGGCGGCTGAAGCGCATGGCAATACGTTGTGTTTTTTGAGTCAGAACCTTTAA
- the cynR gene encoding transcriptional regulator CynR, protein MLLRHLRYLLAVADHGSFTRAAEALHVSQPTLSQQIRQLEETLGVSLFDRTSRTVKPTDAGLAYIESARRVLVELEAGKRALHDVKDLSRGSLRLAMTPTFMAYLVGPLVRDYVAKFPNIHLQIFELSMDDIEAGLLDDSLDIAIAFTPVRSPDIECVPAFVETLGVMVGRSHPLYERQNPLSPKEVAQLEFALLTPGFITRSSIDGYFRQQNITPNVAIEVNSVSTLLEVIRHAPMATILPEPIATAERALRKIPLQGEAPNRGAALLRRKNNYHSAASVAFMDLVLGAAAVESANSQSSTD, encoded by the coding sequence ATGCTGCTCCGACATTTACGTTACTTGCTGGCAGTCGCCGACCACGGCAGCTTCACCCGCGCCGCCGAGGCGTTGCACGTCTCTCAACCGACGCTGTCTCAGCAGATCCGGCAACTGGAGGAAACCCTGGGCGTGAGCCTGTTCGACCGCACCTCACGCACGGTCAAACCGACCGATGCGGGGCTGGCCTATATCGAAAGTGCCCGTCGGGTACTGGTGGAACTTGAAGCAGGGAAACGCGCGCTGCATGACGTGAAGGACTTGTCTCGCGGCTCCTTGCGACTGGCCATGACGCCAACGTTCATGGCATATCTGGTGGGGCCGTTGGTGCGCGACTACGTGGCGAAGTTTCCCAACATCCATCTGCAAATTTTCGAGCTATCGATGGATGACATCGAGGCCGGGTTGCTTGATGACTCGCTGGACATCGCCATCGCCTTTACCCCGGTGAGGAGCCCCGACATCGAGTGCGTGCCGGCGTTTGTCGAGACGTTGGGCGTGATGGTCGGGCGCAGCCACCCGTTGTACGAGCGCCAGAACCCGCTATCGCCAAAGGAGGTGGCGCAGCTGGAGTTCGCGTTGCTGACGCCGGGCTTCATCACCCGATCCTCCATCGACGGGTATTTTCGGCAACAGAACATCACGCCCAACGTGGCGATCGAGGTGAACTCGGTGAGTACGTTGCTGGAGGTCATTCGTCACGCGCCGATGGCCACCATCCTCCCGGAGCCCATCGCCACTGCGGAACGGGCATTGCGCAAAATTCCGCTGCAGGGGGAGGCGCCCAACCGAGGGGCCGCGCTGCTTCGGCGCAAAAACAACTATCACAGTGCGGCGTCGGTGGCCTTTATGGATCTGGTATTGGGCGCGGCTGCGGTCGAGTCGGCGAACAGTCAGTCATCCACTGATTGA
- the cynS gene encoding cyanase yields the protein MQQSHAYQDPSLALTTSILDAKARKNLSWQDLTDGTGLGLAYVTAALLGQHPLPEAAAKVIGEKLELDADAVARLQIIPLRGSLSGVPTDPTIYRFYEMIQIYGTTLKALVHEQFGDGIISAINFKLDMKKVEDPEGGSRAVITLDGKFLPLRPF from the coding sequence ATGCAACAGTCCCACGCTTACCAGGATCCGAGTCTGGCCCTGACCACTTCGATTCTCGATGCCAAGGCGCGCAAGAATCTGTCCTGGCAGGATTTGACTGACGGCACCGGTCTGGGCCTGGCCTATGTCACCGCCGCCCTGCTCGGCCAGCATCCGCTGCCGGAAGCCGCCGCCAAGGTGATTGGCGAGAAACTCGAACTGGACGCCGACGCCGTGGCTCGCCTGCAGATCATCCCGCTGCGCGGCAGCCTCTCGGGTGTCCCGACCGATCCGACCATCTACCGTTTCTACGAAATGATCCAGATCTACGGCACTACGCTCAAAGCCTTGGTTCATGAGCAATTCGGCGACGGCATTATCAGCGCGATCAACTTCAAGCTGGACATGAAGAAAGTTGAAGACCCGGAAGGTGGTTCCCGCGCAGTGATTACTCTGGACGGTAAATTTCTGCCGCTGCGTCCTTTCTAA
- a CDS encoding MFS transporter produces the protein MDNLSKPRPASLRIPSTVWALGFVSLFMDLSSELVHSLLPVFLVTTLGASALTVGVIEGIAEATAMLTRIFSGAISDFIGRRKGLLLMGYGLAALSKPLFPLAHSVEVVFTARFLDRIGKGIRGAPRDALVADIAPAEIRGACFGLRQSMDTVGAILGPVLAIVLMLWLGQIHLVLWFAVIPAVISVALIVGGVKEPTAAAGERTFRSPIHWKVLRDFSRDYWWVVIVGGLFTLARFSEAFLVLKAQQTGLTATWVPMVMVVMSLLYAVSAYPAGWLSDRISRTKVLCVGIVLLILADLLLAQADSIMTLLAGVALWGLHMGFSQGILATLIADTAPEHLRGTAFGLFNLISGVCLLIASVLAGALWETSGSASTFIVGAVLAAAALLLLLWRKP, from the coding sequence ATGGACAACCTCTCAAAACCCAGACCGGCATCACTGCGTATCCCCTCCACGGTCTGGGCCCTGGGTTTTGTCAGCCTGTTCATGGACCTGTCTTCAGAGCTGGTGCATAGCCTGCTGCCGGTGTTTCTGGTCACGACCTTGGGCGCGAGCGCGTTGACTGTCGGGGTGATCGAGGGCATCGCCGAGGCGACCGCGATGCTGACCAGGATATTCTCCGGCGCCATCAGCGACTTTATCGGCCGACGCAAAGGCCTGCTGTTGATGGGCTATGGTCTGGCAGCCTTGTCGAAACCACTGTTTCCCCTCGCGCATTCGGTGGAGGTGGTGTTCACCGCGCGTTTTCTGGATCGCATTGGCAAAGGTATTCGTGGCGCGCCGCGAGATGCATTGGTCGCCGATATCGCACCCGCCGAAATCCGTGGTGCCTGCTTTGGCTTGCGCCAGTCAATGGACACGGTGGGCGCCATTCTGGGTCCGGTTCTGGCAATTGTGCTGATGCTCTGGCTCGGGCAGATCCATCTGGTGTTGTGGTTTGCGGTGATCCCGGCGGTGATATCGGTGGCGCTGATTGTCGGCGGGGTAAAAGAACCGACCGCTGCCGCTGGTGAACGCACCTTTCGCTCACCTATTCACTGGAAGGTTCTGCGGGATTTTTCCCGTGATTACTGGTGGGTGGTGATCGTCGGCGGGCTCTTCACACTGGCCCGTTTCAGCGAGGCCTTTCTGGTGTTGAAGGCGCAACAAACAGGCCTGACGGCCACTTGGGTGCCGATGGTGATGGTGGTCATGTCGCTGCTTTATGCCGTGTCTGCCTACCCGGCCGGCTGGTTATCCGACCGGATCAGCCGCACCAAAGTGCTGTGTGTCGGCATCGTCCTGCTGATCCTGGCGGACCTGTTATTGGCGCAAGCGGATTCGATCATGACCCTGCTGGCGGGCGTGGCTCTGTGGGGCCTGCACATGGGCTTCAGCCAAGGGATTCTTGCAACGCTGATTGCCGACACCGCGCCCGAGCATCTGAGGGGCACGGCATTCGGCCTGTTCAATCTGATCAGCGGCGTGTGCCTGTTGATCGCCAGTGTACTGGCTGGCGCGCTGTGGGAGACCTCGGGCTCGGCCAGCACCTTCATCGTCGGGGCGGTGCTGGCGGCTGCGGCGCTGCTGTTGCTTCTGTGGCGTAAGCCCTAG
- the glsB gene encoding glutaminase B → MQALLNEILDAVRPLIGQGKVADYIPALGTVPANQLGIAVYGNDGELFCVGDAETPFSVQSISKVFSLVQAIDHSGEAIWERLGHEPSGQPFNSLVQLEFERGRPRNPFINAGALVICDINQSRFAAPALSMRDFVRRLSGNPNVMVDGKVAESEYQHRARNAAMAYLMQSFGNFHNDVEAVLRSYFSHCALRMSCVDLARAFCFLANDGFCKHSGAQILSARQTQQVNSIMATSGLYDEAGNFAYRVGLPGKSGVGGGIVAVVPGQFTVCVWSPELNAAGNSLAGMAALELLSQRIGWSVF, encoded by the coding sequence ATGCAAGCGCTGTTGAACGAGATCCTTGACGCAGTCCGACCGTTGATCGGTCAGGGCAAAGTGGCTGACTACATTCCCGCGCTCGGCACCGTGCCGGCCAATCAGCTGGGCATTGCCGTGTATGGCAACGACGGCGAGTTGTTTTGCGTCGGGGACGCCGAGACGCCGTTCTCGGTGCAGAGTATTTCCAAGGTGTTCAGCCTGGTGCAGGCCATCGACCATTCCGGTGAAGCCATTTGGGAGCGCCTGGGCCACGAGCCGTCCGGCCAACCGTTCAACTCGCTGGTGCAGCTGGAATTCGAGCGCGGGCGCCCGCGCAATCCCTTCATCAACGCCGGTGCGCTGGTGATCTGCGACATCAACCAGTCACGTTTTGCCGCGCCGGCATTGTCGATGCGCGATTTTGTCCGGCGTTTGTCTGGCAACCCGAATGTCATGGTGGACGGCAAGGTCGCCGAGTCGGAATACCAGCACCGCGCGCGCAACGCGGCCATGGCTTATCTGATGCAATCGTTCGGCAATTTTCATAACGACGTCGAAGCCGTGCTGCGCAGCTACTTCAGCCATTGCGCGCTGCGCATGAGTTGCGTGGATCTGGCCCGGGCTTTCTGCTTCCTGGCCAACGACGGTTTCTGCAAACACAGCGGCGCACAGATCCTCAGCGCCCGCCAGACCCAGCAAGTCAACTCGATCATGGCCACCAGCGGGCTGTACGACGAAGCCGGCAACTTTGCCTATCGCGTCGGTCTGCCGGGCAAGAGTGGCGTGGGTGGGGGCATCGTTGCGGTGGTGCCGGGGCAATTCACGGTGTGCGTGTGGTCCCCGGAATTGAACGCCGCCGGCAACTCCCTCGCTGGCATGGCCGCGCTGGAATTGTTGAGTCAGCGGATCGGCTGGTCGGTGTTCTGA
- a CDS encoding helix-turn-helix domain-containing protein, which yields MNAQQPSRFLASADEPVTDLNNLEPLEEDPICERVAQNLQRLRGKRHLSLDALARQCGVSRAMLAQIESGRSVPSIKVLCKIAKGLKVSVAAFLEHRAFEGVAVLSARESKRLVSANGAFVSRALFPFDVARQSEFYELRLSPLGEDHSEGHGPGVQENLVVSQGVLEISVNDERYLLSTGDSILFYADQPHRYRNPADSEAVAYLVVTYPERLD from the coding sequence ATGAACGCGCAGCAACCCTCGCGATTTCTGGCGAGCGCAGACGAACCCGTGACGGACTTGAATAATCTGGAGCCACTGGAAGAAGACCCGATCTGCGAGCGAGTCGCACAGAACCTGCAACGGTTGCGGGGCAAGCGTCACTTGTCCCTCGACGCGCTGGCCCGGCAATGCGGTGTGAGCCGGGCAATGCTGGCGCAGATCGAGTCCGGACGCAGCGTGCCATCCATCAAAGTGTTGTGCAAAATTGCCAAAGGCCTGAAGGTCTCGGTGGCCGCCTTTCTTGAGCATCGGGCCTTTGAAGGTGTAGCCGTGCTGTCGGCACGTGAGAGCAAACGTCTGGTCAGCGCCAACGGAGCCTTCGTCAGCCGCGCCCTGTTCCCGTTTGATGTGGCACGCCAATCGGAATTTTACGAACTGCGCCTGAGCCCTTTGGGCGAAGACCACAGCGAGGGGCATGGCCCCGGTGTTCAGGAGAACCTGGTGGTGTCGCAGGGCGTACTGGAAATCAGCGTCAACGATGAACGTTACCTGCTGTCTACCGGCGACTCGATCCTGTTCTACGCCGACCAGCCCCACCGCTACCGCAACCCCGCCGACAGTGAGGCAGTGGCTTATCTGGTGGTGACTTACCCGGAACGCCTGGATTAA
- a CDS encoding carbonic anhydrase, which translates to MKALIEGLLKFQNEAFIQRTDLFKHLATTQHPGTLFITCSDSRVVPELLTQQEPGELFVVRNAGNIVPSYSPHPGGVSATVEYAVAVLGVTDIVICGHSDCGAMTAIAQCKCMDHLPAVSGWLQHAESAKVINDSRPHASDAAKVSSMVRENVIAQLANIQTHPSVRLAQEKGLLNLHGWVYDIETGSVDALDASRRNFVSLAEHPDTCAVYGQAVQAA; encoded by the coding sequence ATGAAAGCGCTCATCGAAGGTTTATTGAAGTTCCAGAACGAAGCCTTTATCCAACGTACCGACCTATTCAAACACCTGGCCACCACCCAGCATCCCGGCACTTTGTTCATCACCTGTTCCGACAGCCGCGTGGTGCCGGAACTGCTGACTCAGCAAGAGCCCGGCGAACTGTTCGTGGTGCGCAATGCCGGCAATATCGTGCCCTCTTACAGTCCGCACCCCGGCGGCGTGTCGGCAACGGTCGAATATGCGGTCGCGGTATTGGGTGTGACTGACATCGTGATCTGCGGGCATTCGGACTGTGGCGCCATGACCGCCATCGCCCAGTGCAAATGCATGGATCACTTGCCCGCCGTCAGTGGCTGGTTGCAACACGCCGAGTCGGCCAAGGTGATCAACGACTCCCGCCCTCATGCCAGCGACGCCGCCAAGGTGAGTTCGATGGTCCGGGAAAACGTCATCGCCCAACTGGCAAATATCCAGACTCACCCGAGCGTGCGTCTAGCCCAGGAAAAAGGCCTGCTGAATCTGCATGGTTGGGTTTATGACATCGAGACCGGTTCGGTCGATGCTCTGGATGCCAGCCGTCGCAACTTCGTGTCGCTGGCCGAGCACCCGGACACCTGTGCGGTGTATGGTCAAGCGGTCCAAGCCGCCTGA
- a CDS encoding aldehyde dehydrogenase family protein, which translates to MSLALERLVAGTPIPFAGNRVTVVSPELAARFQPGDHLLVEQVSGELLLIPVADQQAAAVAIERAEAAFAAMSSVSDHAISEFFDHFAKRLETPECWALIAAANQADIERAKARGRSTTRLLADERMRGDMIAGLRAWRDAPATRGKVVSCVEHDGWKVEQVVSPLGIVAFVFEGRPNVFADAAGVLRTGNTAVLRIGSDALGTAQAIVTHALNPALADAGLPTGAVSLVESVNHAAGWAMFADRRLSLAVARGSGRAVSQLGSIAQQAGTAVSLHGTGGAWLIADKHADARRFAAVVRNSLDRKVCNTLNVCLIHRDRAAELVPLFLDALQQAGAARGQGCKLHIVEGSEQHLPTDWQTASVEVYRAEGYQTEALAEPLPVDQLGREWEWEETPEVSLKIVDDLDQAIVLFNRYSPQFTVSLISEDAPAQERFYNAVNAPFVGNGITRWVDGQYALNKPELGLSNWESGRLFARSAILSGDGVFTIRSRMTQTDLSVKR; encoded by the coding sequence ATGTCTCTTGCGCTCGAACGTCTAGTTGCTGGCACGCCAATCCCTTTTGCCGGCAATCGTGTCACTGTCGTCAGCCCCGAACTGGCGGCGCGCTTTCAGCCCGGCGACCATCTGTTGGTAGAGCAAGTCAGCGGCGAATTGCTGCTGATCCCGGTGGCGGACCAGCAAGCGGCGGCGGTCGCCATCGAGCGCGCTGAAGCGGCGTTCGCTGCAATGTCCAGCGTCTCGGATCACGCCATCAGCGAGTTTTTCGATCACTTTGCTAAACGCCTGGAAACCCCGGAATGCTGGGCCTTGATTGCGGCCGCCAACCAGGCCGACATCGAGCGGGCCAAGGCGCGCGGGCGATCCACCACGCGGCTGCTCGCCGATGAGCGCATGCGCGGCGACATGATCGCCGGCCTCAGGGCCTGGCGTGATGCACCGGCCACCCGCGGCAAGGTTGTGAGTTGCGTCGAGCACGACGGCTGGAAAGTCGAGCAAGTGGTGTCGCCGCTGGGCATCGTCGCGTTCGTGTTCGAAGGCCGGCCGAATGTCTTTGCCGACGCCGCCGGTGTATTGCGCACCGGTAACACCGCGGTGCTGCGCATTGGCAGCGATGCGTTGGGCACCGCCCAGGCCATCGTCACCCACGCATTGAATCCTGCATTGGCTGATGCCGGATTGCCGACCGGAGCAGTTTCGCTGGTGGAAAGCGTCAATCACGCCGCCGGTTGGGCGATGTTCGCCGACCGACGCCTGTCATTGGCTGTGGCCCGTGGTTCGGGACGTGCGGTCAGCCAGTTGGGCAGCATCGCGCAACAGGCCGGCACCGCCGTCAGCCTGCATGGCACCGGTGGCGCCTGGCTGATCGCCGACAAACACGCCGATGCCCGGCGCTTTGCCGCCGTGGTGCGCAACTCGCTGGACCGCAAAGTCTGCAACACCCTGAACGTTTGCCTGATCCACCGCGACCGCGCCGCCGAGCTGGTGCCGCTGTTTCTCGACGCCCTGCAACAGGCCGGCGCCGCTAGGGGCCAGGGCTGCAAGTTACATATCGTCGAGGGCAGCGAGCAGCATTTGCCAACTGATTGGCAAACCGCGAGCGTCGAGGTGTACCGCGCCGAAGGCTATCAAACCGAAGCGTTGGCCGAACCGCTGCCCGTGGATCAATTGGGTCGCGAGTGGGAGTGGGAAGAAACCCCGGAAGTCAGCCTGAAGATCGTCGACGACCTGGACCAGGCCATCGTCTTGTTCAACCGCTACAGCCCGCAATTCACCGTGTCGCTGATCAGTGAAGATGCCCCGGCGCAGGAGCGTTTCTACAACGCGGTCAACGCGCCTTTTGTCGGCAACGGGATTACCCGCTGGGTCGATGGACAGTACGCGTTGAACAAGCCGGAACTGGGGCTTTCGAACTGGGAGAGCGGGCGCCTGTTTGCGCGCAGCGCGATTCTCTCTGGCGATGGTGTGTTCACGATCCGTAGCCGCATGACGCAGACGGATCTGTCGGTCAAACGCTGA
- a CDS encoding BON domain-containing protein has protein sequence MKLHSFQHYSHDLESVVHDAWITTRVKSALALADSTLGLHVHVKTHAGRVALSGRVNTHRQCEHAVALARSVHGVADIDASELLTHVFTPGSFSEAPNAEETTERRSQSSTKIDDK, from the coding sequence ATGAAACTTCATTCCTTTCAACATTACTCTCATGATCTGGAATCGGTCGTTCACGACGCGTGGATTACCACCAGAGTGAAATCGGCCCTGGCATTGGCCGACTCAACCCTTGGCCTGCATGTCCATGTCAAAACCCATGCGGGCAGGGTGGCATTGAGCGGCCGCGTCAACACTCACAGGCAGTGTGAGCATGCTGTTGCTCTGGCCCGCTCGGTTCATGGAGTCGCCGACATCGACGCCAGCGAATTGCTCACTCACGTGTTCACGCCGGGCAGTTTTTCAGAAGCGCCCAATGCCGAAGAGACCACTGAACGTCGGTCACAATCGTCTACAAAGATTGACGATAAATGA
- a CDS encoding threonine dehydratase: MHKLTRDDLEQAARHVYQVMPATAQYPWPLLAERLGCTVWVKHENHTPTGAFKVRGGITFLHWLRREHPGVKGIVSATRGNHGQSLALAASTLGLRALIVVPEGNSLEKNNAMRGFGGEVVECGRDFDEAREEAVRLAQVHDLYLVPPFHTELVKGVATYALELFIAAPDLDTVYVPIGCGSGICGVIAARDALGLNTQVVGVVSKEAAAAKLSFEAGAICETASANTFADGLAVRKPVPDAFAIYGAASARIVSVSEGEIAEAMRVYYTDTHNLAEGAGAAALAALIQEREMMLGKKVGVILSGGNVDRSVYASVIAS; this comes from the coding sequence ATGCACAAACTGACTCGCGATGATCTCGAACAAGCTGCCCGCCACGTGTACCAAGTCATGCCTGCCACCGCCCAATACCCTTGGCCATTGCTGGCTGAGCGGTTAGGTTGCACTGTCTGGGTCAAACACGAAAACCACACACCTACAGGTGCTTTCAAAGTGCGGGGTGGCATTACCTTCTTGCACTGGCTGCGGCGCGAACACCCGGGCGTGAAGGGCATTGTCTCCGCTACGCGCGGCAACCATGGTCAGAGCCTGGCGCTAGCGGCAAGCACGTTGGGTTTGAGGGCTTTGATTGTCGTGCCGGAAGGTAATTCGCTGGAAAAGAACAATGCCATGCGCGGCTTTGGCGGCGAAGTGGTTGAGTGTGGTCGCGATTTCGACGAAGCCCGTGAAGAGGCCGTGCGTCTGGCGCAGGTGCATGACCTCTACCTGGTGCCACCGTTCCACACCGAGTTGGTCAAAGGTGTGGCCACGTATGCGCTGGAGCTGTTCATCGCTGCGCCGGATCTGGATACCGTCTACGTGCCGATTGGCTGTGGATCGGGGATTTGCGGGGTGATCGCCGCCCGCGATGCGCTGGGCCTGAACACCCAAGTGGTGGGCGTGGTTTCCAAAGAGGCAGCGGCGGCGAAGTTATCGTTTGAAGCTGGGGCAATCTGCGAGACCGCTTCGGCAAACACCTTTGCTGATGGCTTGGCCGTGCGTAAGCCAGTTCCCGATGCGTTCGCCATCTACGGGGCCGCTTCGGCGCGAATCGTCTCTGTCAGCGAGGGCGAGATTGCCGAGGCCATGCGCGTGTATTACACCGATACCCACAACCTCGCTGAAGGGGCAGGTGCGGCAGCGCTGGCAGCGCTGATTCAGGAGCGTGAAATGATGCTGGGTAAAAAGGTGGGTGTGATTCTGTCCGGCGGGAATGTTGATCGGTCGGTGTATGCGAGCGTGATTGCGAGCTGA
- a CDS encoding ferric reductase-like transmembrane domain-containing protein has product MTQVQVPRYHGWSLFGLLSLLVLLMAGLILLLNPDLVEATRSAIRATARTSFALFLAAFTASALAVLVPSPFTRSLVRERRFIGLAFAFSHLVHAILIYSYGQLNPEFWPGRTTVGNIPGSVGYLFILLMALTSFKTTARLIGPNAWKALHVSGMWVLAAVFTYSNFKRIPMSAWYVLPFGLMFSAIVIRLLGKIALKYKRSVRSTLLTE; this is encoded by the coding sequence ATGACCCAAGTTCAAGTTCCCCGTTACCACGGCTGGTCGCTGTTTGGCCTGCTGTCCTTGCTGGTGCTGTTGATGGCCGGCCTGATTCTGCTGCTGAACCCGGATCTGGTGGAAGCCACGCGCAGCGCCATTCGCGCCACTGCACGCACTTCGTTTGCGCTGTTTCTCGCCGCGTTCACTGCGTCCGCTTTGGCCGTGCTGGTGCCCTCGCCTTTCACTCGATCGCTGGTGCGCGAACGACGCTTCATCGGCCTGGCCTTTGCGTTTTCCCACCTGGTGCACGCCATCCTGATCTACAGCTACGGCCAACTGAACCCCGAGTTCTGGCCCGGCCGCACCACGGTCGGCAACATCCCGGGCTCGGTTGGTTATCTGTTTATTTTGCTCATGGCACTGACCTCGTTCAAAACCACGGCGCGGCTGATCGGCCCCAACGCCTGGAAAGCCCTGCACGTCAGCGGTATGTGGGTGCTCGCGGCGGTGTTCACTTATTCCAACTTCAAACGCATCCCCATGAGTGCCTGGTACGTCCTGCCATTCGGCCTGATGTTTTCGGCAATCGTCATTCGGCTGCTGGGCAAGATTGCGTTGAAGTACAAACGGTCGGTCAGAAGCACTCTTTTGACCGAATGA